In one Candidatus Nealsonbacteria bacterium genomic region, the following are encoded:
- a CDS encoding ComF family protein, with amino-acid sequence MRKKIKNLFLNLLFPKFCFGCHREGCYLCQDCKSILELSDFHQILKTEELDDLYFSTEYKSPLLKNLIQNFKYQPFIKELSLSLSSLIIEHFQLLDNPPLFYREKSNFTLTPVPLEKRRLRWRGFNQAEEIAKKLSEFLEIPLVNDVLIKKRETLPQVKLSNEERKENVSKAFYCQNQEKIKGKNILLVDDIYTTGSTIKEAAKVLKTSGAKKIIGIVIARAKPGQDSV; translated from the coding sequence ATGAGAAAAAAAATAAAAAACCTTTTTCTCAATTTATTATTCCCAAAATTTTGCTTTGGCTGTCATAGAGAAGGATGTTATCTCTGCCAAGATTGCAAAAGCATCCTTGAACTTTCTGATTTTCATCAAATCTTAAAAACGGAAGAGCTCGACGATTTATACTTTTCTACGGAATACAAAAGTCCTCTACTTAAAAATCTGATCCAAAATTTCAAATATCAACCATTTATCAAAGAACTCTCTTTGTCTCTATCTTCCTTAATAATAGAACATTTTCAATTACTTGATAACCCGCCATTATTTTATAGGGAAAAATCGAACTTTACTTTAACTCCTGTCCCGCTTGAAAAAAGAAGGTTAAGGTGGCGAGGGTTCAATCAAGCAGAGGAGATTGCAAAAAAGCTTTCAGAATTTTTAGAAATACCCTTGGTCAATGACGTTTTGATAAAAAAACGAGAAACATTACCTCAGGTTAAACTCTCTAATGAGGAAAGAAAAGAAAATGTTTCAAAAGCTTTTTACTGCCAGAATCAAGAAAAGATAAAAGGAAAAAATATTCTATTGGTTGATGATATTTATACCACAGGTTCTACAATAAAGGAAGCGGCTAAAGTTTTAAAAACATCGGGAGCAAAAAAAATTATAGGAATAGTTATTGCCAGAGCCAAGCCCGGCCAAGACAGTGTATAA
- the pilM gene encoding type IV pilus assembly protein PilM, with protein MRFLGLIPQKFLGIDIGTSFIKVVELSSWAGRRNLENYGEVSAEFLYKKPFRTFEKSTLLLSTKDVSRAIKAIIEEANIKSQKVAFSIPDFSSFFTTFELPSMSKEEVSQAVRAEARRHVPLPLAEVILDWQIINRPGRNKAENLEILLVAVPNEVVNQYQNIATNLNLKLSVLEAEVFGLVRSLVKSEEKGIVGLVDIGARSTSCSIIEKRVLKVSRSFDISGDSLTERISKGLSVDYKKAEELKKKYGILSLGGAGKEDENHVRDILIPLIDLIISEIDKIFMNFYLKEKKEVEKIILAGGNAFLPGLFEYFKDHFTKREVVIANPFSKIFFPPILDKTLKEIGPSYAIAVGMALRGVE; from the coding sequence ATGCGGTTTTTAGGATTAATCCCACAAAAATTTTTAGGAATAGATATTGGTACTTCATTTATTAAGGTGGTGGAACTCTCGAGTTGGGCAGGGAGGAGAAATCTGGAAAACTATGGCGAGGTTTCGGCTGAGTTTCTTTATAAAAAACCATTCAGGACATTTGAAAAAAGTACTCTTTTACTTTCCACCAAAGATGTTTCCAGAGCAATTAAAGCCATTATTGAAGAGGCTAATATTAAATCACAAAAAGTCGCTTTTTCCATTCCAGATTTTTCTAGTTTTTTTACCACTTTTGAATTACCATCAATGAGTAAAGAAGAAGTTTCTCAAGCAGTGAGAGCAGAAGCGAGGCGACATGTTCCCCTTCCTTTAGCAGAGGTGATATTAGATTGGCAGATAATAAACAGACCTGGAAGAAACAAAGCTGAAAATTTAGAAATCCTTTTAGTTGCGGTTCCTAATGAAGTTGTTAATCAGTATCAAAACATTGCTACTAATTTAAACCTTAAACTTTCAGTTCTGGAGGCAGAAGTATTTGGCCTGGTCAGGTCTCTGGTAAAAAGTGAAGAAAAAGGAATTGTTGGTTTAGTTGATATTGGCGCTAGAAGCACAAGTTGTAGTATAATTGAGAAAAGAGTTTTAAAGGTCTCGCGCAGCTTTGATATTTCCGGAGACAGTTTGACAGAGAGAATATCTAAAGGATTATCAGTGGACTATAAAAAAGCAGAAGAGCTTAAGAAAAAATATGGAATATTATCTTTGGGAGGAGCTGGAAAAGAAGATGAAAATCATGTAAGAGATATTTTGATTCCACTGATTGATTTAATTATTAGTGAGATTGATAAAATTTTTATGAATTTTTATTTAAAAGAAAAAAAGGAGGTGGAAAAGATTATTTTAGCTGGAGGAAATGCTTTTTTGCCCGGTTTATTTGAATATTTTAAAGACCATTTTACTAAAAGAGAAGTAGTGATTGCTAATCCCTTTTCAAAAATTTTCTTTCCTCCAATTCTTGATAAAACATTAAAAGAGATAGGACCCTCTTATGCGATTGCAGTAGGAATGGCTTTAAGAGGAGTGGAATAA